One window of the Shewanella litorisediminis genome contains the following:
- a CDS encoding PhzF family phenazine biosynthesis protein: MEITLYQVDAFASRVFEGNPAAVCPLPHWLDDKLLARIANENNLSETAFFVPKDGGYHLRWFTPAEEVDLCGHATLAAAHVLFNHLGHQGDDIDFHTLSGTLTVTHSNGLYTLDFPATEPQAIEVPAALIAGLSSGAEAVLAGFDYVVVLKDEGSVKALTPDFAPWHSLPLRGVVVTAPGDEVDFVSRCFFPKLKVDEDPVTGSAHCELTPYWAKRLNKTRLTARQLSSRPGSLVCELRDDRVRISGQAVDYLKGTVLLPDAEVKG, encoded by the coding sequence ATGGAAATAACCCTGTATCAGGTCGATGCTTTCGCAAGCCGGGTGTTTGAAGGTAACCCGGCCGCAGTGTGCCCCCTGCCCCACTGGCTGGACGATAAGCTGCTCGCCAGAATTGCCAATGAGAACAACCTGTCGGAAACCGCTTTTTTCGTCCCCAAAGACGGGGGCTATCACCTGCGCTGGTTTACGCCCGCTGAGGAAGTGGATCTCTGTGGCCACGCCACCCTGGCCGCAGCACATGTACTTTTTAATCACCTTGGCCACCAGGGGGATGACATAGACTTCCATACCCTGAGCGGCACTCTCACAGTAACGCACAGCAACGGACTCTATACCCTCGACTTTCCAGCCACTGAGCCACAGGCCATCGAGGTACCCGCCGCCCTGATTGCGGGTCTCAGTTCGGGCGCAGAGGCCGTGCTCGCCGGCTTTGATTATGTCGTAGTGCTCAAGGATGAAGGGAGCGTAAAAGCCCTGACACCGGACTTTGCCCCCTGGCACAGCCTGCCCCTGAGAGGGGTTGTAGTCACAGCGCCCGGTGATGAGGTGGACTTCGTCAGTCGCTGCTTTTTTCCAAAGCTCAAGGTGGACGAAGACCCGGTAACGGGATCGGCCCATTGTGAACTGACGCCCTATTGGGCCAAAAGGCTCAATAAAACCCGACTGACGGCCCGGCAACTTTCGTCCCGCCCCGGCAGCCTGGTCTGTGAACTCCGTGACGACAGAGTCAGGATCTCCGGTCAGGCCGTGGACTATCTCAAAGGCACCGTTTTACTGCCTGATGCAGAGGTTAAGGGCTAA
- a CDS encoding DEAD/DEAH box helicase, with protein sequence MSFASLGLSAPILKALDHKGYKTPSPIQAQAIPVVLEGRDLLAAAQTGTGKTAGFTLPLLELLSQTQKAGPKQVRALILTPTRELAAQIADNISAYSKYLPLKSTVVFGGVGIGPQITTLRRGIDILVATPGRLLDLHQQNAVSFHGLEILVLDEADRMLDMGFIHDIKRILKLLPAKRQNLLFSATFSPEIRTLAHGLLHNAAEVSVTPRNSAAESVKQWIVPVDKNQKPALLAELTRFYRWQQVLVFCRTKHGANRLVRQMEAEGIKAAAIHGNKSQNARTQALADFKRGAIRMLIATDIAARGIDISELPNVVNFELPHVPEDYVHRIGRTGRAGASGEAASLVCNEEAKQLRDIERLIKQSLPRKEFVGFEPVHGLPPSENQGKSKPGSQQGAKPGNKSQGRKPQGQSRNAQPKQRQGSRAQEERNLQDKAPSRSEQPRRERSSNDQARAEKPRTDKPRSDRARSDKARSDNARSESGRSDIRSDSARNDKPRTDRPNTDRAAGNKPRSGNRPQGQGQQRAQGQQRPRSNAKGGDRNQA encoded by the coding sequence ATGAGTTTTGCCTCACTGGGCCTGTCGGCGCCCATCCTCAAAGCCCTCGATCATAAGGGCTATAAAACCCCGTCTCCCATTCAGGCCCAGGCCATTCCTGTGGTGCTTGAAGGCCGGGATTTGCTCGCCGCAGCCCAAACCGGTACCGGCAAAACCGCAGGCTTTACCCTGCCCTTGCTCGAATTGTTGTCCCAAACCCAAAAGGCAGGCCCCAAGCAGGTGCGTGCCCTTATCCTGACCCCAACCCGCGAGCTCGCGGCGCAAATAGCCGACAACATCAGCGCCTACAGCAAGTACCTGCCGCTGAAAAGCACCGTGGTATTTGGTGGGGTGGGCATTGGCCCACAAATCACCACCCTGCGCCGTGGTATCGACATTCTGGTGGCCACACCGGGCCGCCTGCTGGATTTGCACCAGCAAAATGCCGTGAGCTTCCATGGTCTGGAAATTCTGGTGCTGGATGAAGCCGACCGCATGCTGGACATGGGTTTTATCCACGACATCAAGCGCATCCTGAAATTGCTGCCGGCCAAACGACAAAATCTGTTGTTTTCGGCCACCTTCTCGCCGGAAATCCGCACCCTCGCCCATGGACTCTTGCACAATGCCGCCGAGGTATCTGTTACCCCAAGAAACAGTGCCGCCGAGTCGGTAAAGCAATGGATAGTCCCGGTGGACAAAAACCAAAAGCCGGCCCTGCTTGCCGAGCTGACCCGTTTTTACCGTTGGCAGCAGGTGCTGGTATTTTGCCGCACCAAGCACGGCGCCAACCGCCTGGTACGCCAGATGGAAGCCGAAGGCATCAAGGCCGCCGCCATCCATGGCAACAAGAGCCAGAACGCCCGTACCCAGGCGCTGGCCGACTTCAAACGCGGCGCCATCCGCATGCTGATTGCCACCGACATTGCCGCCCGCGGCATTGATATCAGTGAGTTACCCAACGTGGTGAACTTCGAACTGCCCCACGTGCCGGAAGACTACGTGCACCGCATCGGCCGCACCGGTCGCGCCGGCGCCAGCGGTGAAGCGGCCTCGTTGGTTTGCAATGAGGAAGCCAAGCAATTAAGGGATATTGAAAGGCTGATTAAGCAGTCGCTGCCCCGCAAAGAGTTTGTGGGTTTTGAACCGGTTCACGGCCTGCCGCCAAGCGAAAATCAGGGTAAGTCCAAGCCTGGAAGTCAGCAAGGTGCCAAGCCGGGCAATAAGAGCCAGGGGCGCAAGCCACAGGGCCAGAGCCGCAATGCACAGCCCAAACAGCGCCAGGGCAGCCGAGCGCAGGAAGAGCGGAACCTGCAGGACAAAGCCCCATCCCGCAGCGAACAGCCGCGCCGGGAAAGAAGCAGTAACGACCAGGCTCGCGCTGAAAAGCCACGCACTGACAAACCACGCAGCGACAGAGCCCGTAGCGACAAAGCCCGTAGCGACAACGCTCGCAGCGAAAGCGGCCGCAGCGATATCCGTAGTGACAGCGCTCGTAACGACAAGCCACGCACCGACCGCCCGAACACTGACAGAGCCGCCGGCAATAAGCCCCGCAGCGGCAATCGCCCCCAGGGACAGGGCCAGCAGCGTGCTCAGGGCCAGCAGCGCCCCCGCAGCAATGCCAAAGGTGGCGATCGCAATCAGGCGTAA
- a CDS encoding DUF2927 domain-containing protein yields MSTGWFYRLLRPAALRPGTGVALQPRAVTVTAVPLAGLLLTGLLVIATASAKPLATDFEPGAGNHLNPGYVARSFAAIVHGREYEAGSFPLSKWVGEIRFAIEEQVQEPVQRQLVLMHFKQLGELTGLRIREVGVKEANLHILFTRQRDWEGEVKRRLGAKAAANLHGAVCLAHFEAPGGVIRRAQVFIPVDQARMHGKLVSCVVEELTQVLGLPNDSEAIFPSVFNDKAAADLLTPMDWVLIRLLYQDALKPGMSRTQTAPIIAEQLAIWLADGTLASAESEVRRGELYRLLGR; encoded by the coding sequence GTGAGTACTGGATGGTTCTACCGGCTGTTGCGCCCTGCCGCCTTGCGGCCGGGAACTGGAGTCGCTTTGCAGCCAAGAGCCGTGACGGTAACCGCAGTCCCATTAGCAGGGCTGCTGCTGACCGGGCTGCTGGTCATTGCCACTGCATCGGCAAAGCCGCTTGCCACCGATTTTGAACCCGGTGCTGGCAATCATCTCAACCCCGGGTATGTGGCACGCTCGTTTGCCGCTATCGTTCACGGCCGCGAGTATGAGGCTGGCAGTTTTCCCCTTTCCAAGTGGGTCGGTGAGATACGATTTGCCATCGAAGAGCAGGTTCAGGAGCCGGTGCAGCGCCAGTTGGTGCTTATGCATTTTAAGCAGCTTGGTGAACTCACAGGGCTCCGTATCCGTGAAGTGGGTGTTAAAGAGGCAAATCTTCATATTCTTTTTACCCGCCAGCGGGATTGGGAGGGGGAAGTGAAGCGGCGCCTGGGGGCTAAAGCCGCTGCCAATCTGCACGGAGCCGTGTGCCTTGCCCATTTTGAGGCGCCGGGCGGTGTTATCCGCCGGGCACAGGTGTTTATTCCTGTGGATCAGGCCAGGATGCATGGCAAGTTGGTATCCTGCGTGGTGGAAGAGCTGACCCAGGTGCTGGGGCTGCCAAACGATAGCGAGGCGATATTTCCTTCCGTATTCAACGATAAAGCCGCAGCAGACTTGCTTACCCCCATGGACTGGGTGCTGATCCGGTTACTGTATCAGGACGCCCTTAAACCGGGCATGAGCCGCACCCAAACTGCGCCCATCATCGCAGAGCAACTGGCAATATGGCTCGCCGATGGCACTTTGGCGAGCGCCGAAAGCGAGGTGCGACGGGGTGAGCTCTATCGATTGCTGGGGCGATGA
- a CDS encoding peptidylprolyl isomerase has product MTPVSRRLSSGLFLPLMTLCLALVGTGAKAEDLVTIETSLGEMTFAFFPDEAPQTVANFKRLAQSGWYEGKSFYRVVKGHVIQAGSLDENSEPMVEAEFNHHPHLKGTLGLARDEDPNSGSTEFYICHGARPHLDGRYTVFGQLVSGEAVLDAIANVEVIEKYYDEDKKVAFHEPKTQVTIKAVRLH; this is encoded by the coding sequence ATGACACCCGTTTCCCGACGCTTATCATCCGGGCTGTTCCTGCCCTTGATGACACTCTGCCTTGCCCTCGTTGGCACAGGCGCGAAGGCGGAAGATCTCGTCACCATAGAAACCTCCTTGGGCGAGATGACCTTTGCATTTTTCCCCGATGAAGCCCCCCAAACCGTCGCCAACTTTAAACGACTGGCGCAAAGCGGCTGGTACGAAGGCAAGTCTTTCTACCGGGTGGTCAAGGGACATGTTATTCAGGCTGGCAGCCTGGATGAAAACAGCGAGCCCATGGTGGAAGCTGAGTTCAATCATCATCCCCACCTCAAAGGCACCCTGGGGCTTGCCCGGGACGAAGACCCCAATTCTGGCTCCACAGAGTTTTACATCTGCCATGGGGCCCGGCCACATCTGGATGGCCGTTACACCGTATTTGGCCAGCTGGTTTCCGGCGAGGCCGTGCTCGACGCCATCGCCAATGTAGAAGTCATTGAAAAATATTATGATGAAGACAAAAAAGTCGCCTTCCACGAACCCAAAACGCAGGTAACTATCAAGGCGGTGAGGCTGCATTAA
- a CDS encoding CopD family protein — MYATILLLHVLGATLWTGGHLVLTLSILPGAIKNNDPQPLLDFESRFEKLAMTALAVQVTTGMMLARHYLPNPALWFAEAQPFSAIIKAKMLLLLLTLLVALNARFRVLPQLAALSSGTPMSTSKTRLLYTMATHVMVVTLLSVAFVIVGVGVRTGWFY; from the coding sequence TTGTACGCCACGATTTTACTGCTCCATGTGCTGGGGGCCACTCTCTGGACCGGAGGCCACCTGGTATTAACCCTAAGCATTCTGCCCGGTGCCATAAAAAACAACGACCCACAGCCTTTACTGGATTTTGAGTCCCGGTTTGAAAAGCTGGCCATGACCGCACTCGCGGTGCAGGTCACCACGGGAATGATGCTGGCGCGCCACTATTTGCCCAACCCGGCCCTCTGGTTTGCCGAAGCTCAGCCGTTTTCGGCCATCATCAAGGCCAAGATGCTGCTGTTGCTGCTGACGCTTCTGGTTGCACTGAATGCCAGATTCAGAGTGCTGCCACAGCTTGCCGCCCTGTCGTCTGGCACTCCGATGTCAACCAGCAAAACCCGTCTGCTTTACACCATGGCAACCCATGTCATGGTGGTTACCCTGCTATCTGTGGCATTTGTTATCGTTGGTGTGGGAGTGCGTACCGGCTGGTTTTACTGA
- a CDS encoding sterol desaturase family protein produces the protein MDEQYHYQQRDVPPHPHKAFRLGEGKISGYASVFLGALSLLAVLAYLYPSYLTTTELRAVYNAEELQQVLKYGMYFSLFFGLLTFVLGGYRRLGMAGIALTGIAFLLGGWQIPVGPVAPKALSLGVDWLILAFLGSVFIFMTLEKLLPRYKDQVILRPGWGLDLWYFVFNHLAISAILLYANYHVSHFHWAVSDPVQAWIQALPLWVQVVAIILAADFVLYWEHRLFHEVGFLWPIHAVHHSVEDLDWLAGSRGHFIQMFSERAMVMVPLYLLGPDKAALDIYVAFAALQAVLIHCNTRLHFGPIKYLLVTPWFHHWHHSSEKPAIDTNYGAHTPIYDWLFGTLHVPSKHWPAHYGTTKPLPRSFMGQLWYPFACWLARRKASSADQA, from the coding sequence ATGGATGAGCAGTATCACTATCAGCAAAGGGACGTGCCCCCACACCCCCACAAGGCCTTCCGACTCGGAGAAGGTAAAATCAGTGGCTACGCCAGCGTATTTTTAGGGGCGCTCTCCCTTCTGGCCGTGCTTGCCTATCTTTATCCTTCCTACCTCACCACCACCGAACTCAGGGCGGTTTACAACGCCGAAGAGCTTCAGCAAGTGCTGAAATACGGCATGTATTTTTCACTGTTTTTTGGACTGCTGACCTTTGTGCTTGGGGGATACAGACGCCTGGGCATGGCGGGGATCGCCCTGACCGGCATCGCGTTTTTACTGGGCGGCTGGCAAATCCCGGTTGGGCCTGTGGCGCCAAAAGCGCTATCCCTCGGTGTCGACTGGCTTATCCTGGCGTTCTTGGGGTCAGTATTTATTTTTATGACCCTGGAGAAACTGCTGCCACGGTATAAAGATCAGGTGATTTTGCGCCCCGGCTGGGGGCTGGATCTCTGGTATTTTGTGTTTAACCATTTGGCCATTTCTGCCATTTTGTTGTACGCCAACTACCATGTGAGCCACTTTCACTGGGCGGTAAGTGACCCTGTGCAGGCCTGGATTCAGGCGCTGCCGCTGTGGGTACAGGTGGTGGCCATCATACTCGCGGCCGATTTTGTGCTCTATTGGGAACACAGGCTGTTTCACGAGGTGGGCTTTTTGTGGCCCATCCATGCGGTGCATCACTCGGTGGAAGATTTAGACTGGCTCGCAGGCTCCCGAGGCCACTTTATTCAGATGTTCTCCGAGCGTGCCATGGTGATGGTGCCATTGTATCTGCTGGGGCCTGACAAAGCCGCGCTGGACATCTATGTGGCCTTTGCGGCGCTGCAGGCGGTGCTTATCCACTGCAACACCCGGCTGCATTTTGGTCCCATCAAATATCTGTTGGTGACGCCCTGGTTCCACCACTGGCATCACAGCTCGGAAAAGCCAGCCATAGATACCAACTACGGTGCCCACACACCCATTTACGACTGGCTTTTTGGCACCTTGCATGTGCCTTCAAAGCATTGGCCCGCCCACTACGGCACCACCAAGCCCCTGCCCCGCTCCTTTATGGGACAGCTCTGGTATCCCTTTGCCTGTTGGTTGGCCAGGCGCAAAGCATCGAGCGCTGACCAAGCCTGA
- a CDS encoding copper chaperone PCu(A)C yields MTFSFRRLIKPALLLALVNSSAPFAGEVMVHDAWIRAMPPNARAVPVYLSLHNGSDSSIALTAIETPLGRVELHQSIQQGEMMKMQRVERIEVAAHEMVKLAPMGYHGMLLDMQAPPATGEQVALTLHFDNGETARVEAPVIAGQGKMMASGHEHHH; encoded by the coding sequence ATGACATTCAGTTTCAGACGCCTCATCAAACCCGCCCTGCTGCTGGCTCTGGTCAATTCCAGCGCCCCCTTCGCAGGGGAGGTCATGGTCCACGATGCCTGGATAAGGGCCATGCCTCCCAATGCCAGGGCTGTGCCTGTTTACCTGTCACTGCACAATGGCAGCGACTCATCCATCGCCCTCACCGCCATAGAAACGCCCCTTGGCCGGGTTGAACTGCACCAGAGTATTCAACAGGGGGAGATGATGAAAATGCAGCGCGTCGAGCGCATCGAGGTAGCCGCCCATGAGATGGTCAAACTCGCCCCCATGGGCTATCACGGCATGCTGCTGGACATGCAGGCGCCCCCGGCAACCGGGGAACAAGTCGCACTGACACTGCACTTTGACAACGGTGAAACCGCACGGGTGGAAGCGCCTGTGATAGCAGGGCAAGGAAAGATGATGGCCTCGGGCCATGAGCATCATCACTGA
- the yqfB gene encoding N(4)-acetylcytidine aminohydrolase, with protein sequence MHPTKITFYERFEPIILSGDKTITIRDEAESHYVPGTRVAVHTYETDRWFCDIEIRSVTPIQFDDLNEEHARQEHLSLEDLKRIIRDIYPELDSLYVIEYRLLARDPAG encoded by the coding sequence GTGCATCCCACTAAAATCACCTTTTACGAGCGGTTCGAACCCATCATTCTGTCCGGTGACAAGACCATCACCATCCGTGATGAGGCAGAGTCCCACTATGTGCCCGGCACCCGGGTCGCCGTCCATACCTATGAGACAGACCGCTGGTTTTGCGATATTGAGATACGCTCTGTCACCCCCATTCAGTTCGATGACCTGAACGAAGAGCACGCCCGCCAGGAGCATCTGTCACTGGAGGATTTGAAACGTATCATCCGCGATATCTACCCCGAGCTGGATTCCCTCTATGTGATTGAGTACCGCCTTCTCGCCCGGGACCCAGCTGGGTAA
- a CDS encoding peroxiredoxin family protein translates to MSHVEFPLAPALAASGWLNTPKPLSLDDFRGKPLLIYVFQMLCPACISHGLPQLARVANSFGDEIAIMGLHSVFEHHGVMGPEALQAFVHEYRLRFPIAIDRPAGRIPETMARWGFQGTPTLVLLDADGRVRMQHLGPLEDMKLGKMIGALLAETSENAVNSDNAAHRTSAAFERGDCDDMRCSL, encoded by the coding sequence ATGTCGCACGTTGAATTCCCGCTGGCACCGGCGCTTGCCGCCAGTGGCTGGCTCAATACGCCAAAACCCTTAAGCCTTGATGATTTTCGTGGCAAGCCACTGCTGATTTATGTATTTCAGATGCTGTGCCCTGCATGCATCAGCCATGGTCTGCCGCAACTTGCCCGGGTGGCAAATAGCTTCGGTGATGAAATTGCCATCATGGGGCTGCACTCGGTGTTTGAGCACCACGGGGTGATGGGGCCAGAGGCGCTGCAGGCCTTTGTGCATGAGTATCGGCTCAGGTTTCCCATTGCCATCGACCGTCCGGCTGGACGTATTCCCGAGACCATGGCTCGCTGGGGATTTCAGGGCACGCCGACCCTGGTGCTGCTGGATGCCGATGGCCGGGTGAGGATGCAACACCTGGGGCCGTTGGAAGATATGAAACTCGGTAAGATGATAGGAGCCCTGCTGGCAGAAACATCTGAGAATGCGGTGAATTCCGACAATGCAGCTCATCGCACTTCAGCGGCATTTGAACGAGGTGATTGTGATGATATGCGCTGCAGCCTGTAG
- a CDS encoding Crp/Fnr family transcriptional regulator: MITDIQTSQIIHQHHLFSPLAPRQLEQLLAGAGRISLAPQEHLFHRQDPAKRFYLVLKGNLQLYITSAQGQLKVLEVVRPNHSFAEALIFNQEPFYPVSAQAVQACELVSFDAEAYLAILKQSPDACIAVMAAMSMRLHKDIQEIENLSLQNAENRLLMFLLRHSKPSGDNSGMLTLDVPKRTLASRLSIQPETFSRLIKKMNSEGMIEESRGLINIPDLSRLYESIQQLEPAACGRCPMAIKKAALKQAAAANKTPLNARTLADRIPASVG, from the coding sequence ATGATCACCGACATTCAAACCAGTCAGATTATTCACCAGCACCATCTTTTCTCTCCCCTTGCGCCGAGGCAATTGGAGCAGCTGCTGGCGGGAGCCGGTCGAATCAGCCTCGCGCCACAGGAGCACCTCTTTCACCGTCAGGATCCGGCCAAACGCTTTTATCTGGTGCTCAAAGGCAACCTGCAACTCTATATCACCAGCGCCCAGGGCCAGCTCAAGGTACTGGAAGTGGTGCGACCGAATCATTCCTTTGCTGAGGCACTGATTTTCAATCAGGAACCTTTTTACCCGGTATCGGCTCAGGCGGTGCAGGCCTGCGAGCTGGTGAGTTTTGATGCTGAGGCCTATCTTGCCATTCTCAAGCAGAGCCCGGATGCCTGCATCGCCGTGATGGCGGCCATGAGCATGCGTCTGCACAAGGATATTCAGGAAATTGAAAATCTATCGCTGCAAAACGCCGAGAACCGGCTGCTGATGTTTTTGCTCAGGCACAGCAAACCTTCCGGGGACAACAGCGGCATGCTGACCCTGGATGTACCCAAACGTACCCTGGCGTCTCGCTTGTCGATTCAGCCGGAAACCTTCTCCCGGCTGATAAAAAAGATGAACAGTGAGGGCATGATAGAAGAGTCGCGGGGGCTGATTAATATTCCGGACCTCAGCCGTCTTTACGAAAGTATTCAGCAGCTTGAGCCTGCCGCCTGTGGCCGTTGCCCCATGGCCATCAAGAAAGCGGCGCTGAAACAGGCCGCGGCCGCGAACAAAACCCCCTTGAATGCCAGAACGCTGGCGGACAGGATCCCGGCCAGCGTGGGTTAA
- a CDS encoding MarR family winged helix-turn-helix transcriptional regulator — translation MTSETIQIQQLLERIAALLRGERRNKLVELGLLPVQFDALCYLGECNRYSDTLMALCEYLGQTKGTVSQTLKVLEKKGLIERQSDAKDKRVVHLKPSEAGLALLAELAQSPLLCALHTEHGFDTRLQGSLAELLKQLQQANGGRTFGVCRQCRYNQSPAEGHFQCGLTGEALSEADTRLICREYERID, via the coding sequence ATGACCTCAGAAACCATCCAGATCCAGCAGTTGCTGGAACGCATTGCGGCGCTGCTGCGCGGCGAAAGGCGAAACAAATTAGTCGAGTTGGGGCTGCTTCCGGTGCAGTTCGATGCCCTGTGCTATCTGGGAGAGTGCAACCGCTACTCAGACACCCTGATGGCCCTGTGTGAATACCTGGGCCAGACCAAGGGAACCGTATCGCAAACGCTGAAGGTGTTGGAGAAAAAGGGGCTGATTGAGCGCCAGAGCGATGCCAAAGACAAGCGGGTGGTGCACCTCAAACCCTCTGAGGCTGGATTGGCACTGCTCGCCGAACTGGCCCAGTCTCCCCTGCTTTGTGCCTTGCACACAGAGCATGGATTCGACACCCGGCTGCAAGGCTCCCTCGCTGAGCTTTTAAAGCAGCTGCAACAGGCCAATGGTGGCCGCACCTTTGGCGTGTGCCGCCAGTGCCGCTACAACCAAAGCCCTGCCGAAGGGCATTTCCAATGCGGTCTGACCGGAGAAGCCCTGTCTGAGGCGGATACACGGCTTATCTGCCGTGAATATGAACGTATTGATTAG